A single region of the Podospora pseudopauciseta strain CBS 411.78 chromosome 1, whole genome shotgun sequence genome encodes:
- the ARC35 gene encoding Arp complex subunit (COG:Z; BUSCO:EOG09263EQZ; EggNog:ENOG503NV59): protein MLLLDYQNVLIQTVLTERFSGAPPVSIDQTVSDFDGVIFHISTPDTKTKIVVSMQIRCYKDLVRYGAEELLAEEYGPYVIPPEPGYDFSLQIDLENLPEDKEARDALIMKIALLKRNAMAAPFKQAYEEHYHLKAEAAKFTSEEAPQGVKEGGSVKAIQYREEEAIYVKASHDRVTVIFSTVFREETDRVFGKVFIQEFVDARRRAIQNAPQVLFRNDPPLELQGVPGVKNTGTGEIGYVTFVLFPRHLTPQRMNDVISHIQTFRDYFHYHIKASKAYIHTRMRRRTADFLQVLRRARPENEEKERKTASGRTFKAGN, encoded by the exons ATGTTGCTGCTCGATTACCAGAATGTGCTGATACAAACGGTGCTCACGGAGCGTTTCTCCGG AGCACCCCCCGTGTCCATCGACCAGACAGTGTCCGACTTTGACGGCGTCATCTTCCACATCTCCACCCCCGACACCAAGACGAAGATTGTTGTGTCTATGCAAATCCGCTGCTACAAGGACCTTGTTCGTTACGGCGCTGAGGAGCTCCTGGCTGAGGAATATGGCCCGTATGTTATCCCGCCCGAGCCGGGTTATGACTTTTCCCTCCAGATCGACCTCGAGAATCTCCCAGAGGACAAGGAAGCCCGCGATGCGTTGATCATGAAGATTGCTCTGTTGAAGCGCAATGCCATGGCTGCCCCTTTTAAGCAGGCGTACGAGGAGCACTACCACCTGAAGGCCGAGGCGGCCAAGTTCACATCCGAGGAAGCGCCACAGGGTGTCAAGGAGGGCGGGTCCGTGAAGGCTATTCAGTAccgtgaggaggaggcgatcTATGTCAAGGCCAGTCATGATCGCGTCACTGTTATTTTCAGTACCGTGTTCAGGGAGGAGACGGATCGCGTGTTTGGAAAGGTGTTCATCCAGGAGTTTGTGGATGCCCGCCGGAGAGCTATTCAGAACGCGCCTCAGGTGCTGTTCAGGAATGATCCGCCATTGGAGTTGCAGGGTGTGCCGGGTGTGAAGAATACCGGCACCGGGGAGATTGGTTATGTTACTTTTG TTTTGTTCCCTCGCCACTTGACTCCTCAGCGTATGAATGATGTTATTTCACATATTCAGACCTTCCGCGATTACTTCCACTACCATATCAAGGCCTCCAAGGCTTATATCCACACTCGGATGAGAAGGCGGACGGCAGACTTCCTCCAGG TCCTCCGGAGAGCGAGACCAGAGAACGAAGAAAAGGAGCGCAAGACAGCGAGCGGGAGAACCTTCAAGGCTGGAAACTAG